A section of the Streptomyces sp. NBC_01591 genome encodes:
- a CDS encoding adenosine deaminase family protein: MISTFRTARRPKSLRTAGFGALAVLTLLPAIPAAAAPAKDPAPRPAAHTLPRLVTPAEARTTAHLASLQGRPERLKDFFKALPKGGDLHNHLSGAVTTEYLIELAGEKGLCIDATTTAVAPPCGPGTRPAIDAQSDAAFRQRIVRAWSMQDFPAGESGHDHFFDTFGKFGMATWYARGKMLANVANTVVEQNQFYLETLVTPASDSGRKLADKVGYDADLAALHRKLVADGQLDRVVDEAVQEADDTDVQFRAAAHCDTARPDPGCKLPVRWISQVSRGSSPVRVFTQMAVGMRLAERDPRFVAVNLVQPEDSESSLANYSLQMRMLKYLRGQYPDSHLTLHAGELAPGLVKPEDLTFHIREAVLVAGAERIGHGVDLVHEDDWRQLARTMAQRKVAVEVPFSSNKQILGIAGDDHPFNAYRRYGVPIVLATDDPGVSRIDISHEYQYAAKTYGLNYVELKDLARASLEYAFRDGRSLWAAGSAPSGYRPVSACLGNRPGTDRPSARCARYLADNPKAATEWRQEAAFAAFERNNR; encoded by the coding sequence GTGATCTCAACATTTCGGACGGCACGCCGTCCCAAGTCCCTGCGCACGGCCGGGTTCGGCGCCCTCGCCGTACTGACTCTGCTTCCGGCAATCCCGGCCGCTGCCGCTCCTGCCAAGGACCCGGCGCCACGTCCCGCCGCTCATACCCTGCCCCGCCTTGTCACCCCGGCCGAGGCCAGGACCACCGCCCACCTCGCCTCGTTGCAGGGCAGGCCGGAGCGGCTGAAGGACTTCTTCAAGGCACTGCCCAAGGGTGGCGACCTCCACAACCACCTGTCGGGTGCGGTCACCACCGAGTATCTGATCGAGCTCGCGGGCGAGAAGGGGCTGTGCATCGACGCGACGACGACGGCCGTGGCGCCGCCGTGCGGGCCGGGCACGAGGCCCGCGATCGACGCGCAGAGCGACGCCGCGTTCCGGCAGCGGATCGTCCGGGCCTGGTCCATGCAGGACTTCCCGGCCGGCGAGTCCGGGCACGACCACTTCTTCGACACGTTCGGCAAGTTCGGCATGGCCACCTGGTACGCCCGCGGCAAGATGCTCGCCAACGTGGCCAACACCGTGGTCGAGCAGAACCAGTTCTACCTGGAGACCCTGGTCACCCCCGCGTCGGACAGCGGCAGGAAGCTTGCCGACAAGGTGGGTTACGACGCCGACCTGGCCGCCCTCCACCGCAAGCTCGTGGCCGACGGCCAGCTCGACCGGGTGGTGGACGAGGCGGTCCAGGAGGCCGACGACACCGATGTGCAGTTCCGGGCGGCCGCGCACTGCGACACGGCCCGCCCCGACCCGGGCTGCAAGCTCCCCGTCAGGTGGATCTCCCAGGTGTCCCGGGGCAGTTCCCCGGTACGGGTGTTCACGCAGATGGCGGTCGGCATGCGACTGGCCGAGCGCGACCCGAGGTTCGTCGCGGTCAACCTCGTACAGCCCGAGGACAGCGAGAGCTCGCTGGCCAACTACAGCCTCCAGATGCGGATGCTGAAGTACCTGCGCGGGCAGTACCCGGACTCCCACCTCACCCTGCACGCCGGTGAGCTGGCCCCCGGCCTGGTCAAGCCCGAGGACCTGACCTTCCACATCCGCGAAGCCGTACTCGTCGCCGGAGCCGAACGCATCGGCCACGGCGTCGACCTGGTCCACGAGGACGACTGGCGGCAGCTGGCCCGGACGATGGCGCAGCGCAAGGTGGCCGTCGAGGTGCCGTTCTCCAGCAACAAGCAGATCCTCGGCATCGCGGGCGACGACCACCCGTTCAACGCCTACCGCCGCTACGGTGTCCCGATCGTGCTGGCCACCGACGACCCGGGCGTCTCCCGGATCGACATCAGCCACGAGTACCAGTACGCGGCCAAGACGTACGGCCTCAACTACGTCGAGCTGAAGGACCTGGCCCGCGCCTCGCTGGAGTACGCGTTCCGTGACGGCCGCAGCCTGTGGGCCGCCGGTTCCGCCCCGTCCGGCTACCGCCCGGTCTCCGCCTGCCTGGGCAACCGGCCGGGCACCGACCGCCCGAGCGCGCGCTGTGCCCGCTACCTCGCGGACAACCCGAAGGCGGCGACCGAGTGGCGTCAGGAGGCGGCCTTCGCTGCCTTCGAACGCAACAACCGCTGA
- a CDS encoding M23 family metallopeptidase — translation MRNTRRVLGRIAAMAGAVLMVAGVGLVGASPAAAVDYYYELPYPAGEAYMVTQGNGGGYSHTDAYNRYAWDLGLPANYEVSAAQGGTVLVSDWSPYWQNGIEVIIRHPNGQCTHYAHLNRALYNTGDWVPQGRIIGWSGATGAAAGAHLHFQVIDCNTRVGIPAAIQGWVPPQGSWPVSVNTRA, via the coding sequence GTGCGCAACACCAGGAGAGTGCTCGGCCGTATCGCCGCAATGGCGGGCGCGGTACTGATGGTGGCAGGGGTCGGACTGGTGGGGGCCTCGCCCGCCGCGGCCGTCGACTACTACTACGAACTTCCCTATCCGGCGGGCGAGGCGTACATGGTCACCCAGGGGAACGGGGGCGGGTACTCGCATACCGACGCGTACAACCGTTACGCCTGGGACTTGGGGCTCCCGGCGAACTACGAGGTCTCCGCCGCGCAGGGCGGCACGGTCCTCGTCTCGGACTGGTCGCCGTACTGGCAGAACGGCATCGAGGTGATCATCCGCCACCCGAACGGCCAGTGCACCCACTACGCGCACCTCAACCGGGCGCTCTACAACACGGGTGACTGGGTCCCGCAGGGCCGGATCATCGGCTGGTCGGGCGCCACGGGTGCGGCGGCCGGGGCGCACCTGCACTTCCAGGTCATCGACTGCAACACCCGCGTGGGCATCCCGGCCGCCATCCAGGGGTGGGTGCCTCCCCAGGGGTCCTGGCCGGTGAGCGTCAACACGAGGGCCTGA
- a CDS encoding transcriptional regulator, which translates to MTAASAPGEPAIDAAINHPTRLAVVAFLSACDEAEFAIVRSSCQVSDSMLSKIASALEGIGYLAIRKGYVGKRPRTWLSLTPAGQQALALHIAALQGIAATARQAGAEAGAEARRS; encoded by the coding sequence ATGACCGCCGCCTCCGCGCCGGGCGAGCCCGCGATCGACGCGGCGATCAACCACCCCACCCGGCTGGCGGTCGTCGCCTTCCTCTCGGCGTGCGACGAGGCCGAGTTCGCCATCGTGCGCAGTAGCTGCCAGGTGTCCGACTCGATGCTCAGCAAGATCGCCTCTGCCCTGGAGGGGATCGGATACCTCGCCATCCGCAAGGGTTACGTCGGCAAGCGCCCCCGGACCTGGCTCTCGCTCACCCCTGCCGGACAGCAAGCCCTGGCCCTGCACATCGCGGCACTCCAGGGCATCGCTGCCACGGCCCGGCAAGCGGGTGCGGAGGCGGGGGCAGAGGCTAGGCGTTCTTGA
- a CDS encoding DUF397 domain-containing protein, whose translation MRDSKVTEGPTLVFRATAWTSFIADLKNA comes from the coding sequence GTGCGCGACTCCAAGGTGACCGAGGGCCCGACGCTCGTCTTCCGAGCCACGGCCTGGACGTCGTTCATCGCGGACCTCAAGAACGCCTAG
- a CDS encoding Uma2 family endonuclease has protein sequence MTAAMVENDQASEGRPWDYLLQTWRELDVPEGWRAEIDEGQIVLVPPPHAHHNGIAELVQECLYRARPAGVGVYQTLGVHVVPLDKLYVPDLVIMERELVMAAGSETSDPMDAADALLIVEVTSKGNARDDRTKKYRAYARAGVPMYLLIDRFDTRGAMATLFTEPNEDGTYKHSDPVPFGKPLTLPEPFGTTLLTDEFPV, from the coding sequence ATGACTGCCGCGATGGTCGAGAACGACCAGGCCTCTGAGGGCCGCCCGTGGGACTACCTGCTGCAGACATGGCGTGAACTGGACGTGCCCGAGGGGTGGCGCGCCGAGATCGACGAAGGGCAGATCGTCTTGGTACCTCCGCCTCATGCGCATCACAACGGCATCGCTGAATTGGTGCAGGAGTGCCTGTATCGGGCACGCCCTGCGGGGGTGGGTGTCTACCAGACCCTCGGCGTGCATGTCGTGCCACTCGACAAGCTCTACGTCCCCGACCTGGTCATCATGGAGCGCGAGCTGGTCATGGCCGCCGGTTCGGAGACCAGCGACCCGATGGACGCGGCGGACGCGCTGCTCATCGTCGAGGTCACCTCGAAAGGCAATGCCCGGGACGACCGGACGAAGAAGTACCGCGCCTATGCCCGCGCGGGCGTGCCGATGTATCTGCTCATCGACCGGTTCGACACGCGCGGGGCGATGGCCACCCTGTTCACGGAGCCCAACGAGGACGGGACCTACAAGCACTCCGACCCGGTGCCGTTCGGGAAGCCGCTCACCCTGCCGGAGCCGTTCGGTACGACGCTCCTCACGGATGAGTTCCCGGTCTGA
- a CDS encoding PTS transporter subunit EIIC: MATEDKNRATAAAILPLVGGAANVSSIAHCMTRLRLGLHDRSLVDDEALKAVPAVMGVVEDDTYQIVLGPGTVARVTPEFEQLVEEGKAAAPEPAAAQAPDPTASAAVSADELAAQGAAMRAARKAKNATPFKLFLRRIANIFVPLIPALIGCGIIAGLNGLLVNLGWLTSVTPALAATASGFMALIAVFVGYNTAKEFGGTPILGGAVAAIIVFPGVANIEAFGQKLSPGQGGVLGALGAAVLAVYVEKWCRRWVPEALDVLVTPTLTVLISGLVTIFGLMYVAGEVSTAIGTFADWLLSNGGAGAGFVLGGLFLPLVMLGLHQALIPIHTTLIEQQGYTVLLPILAMAGAGQVGAAVAVYFRLPRNESIRRTIKSALPAGLLGVGEPLIYGVSLPLGRPFITACVGGAFGGGFIGLFNQLGDKVGSTAIGPSGWALFPLLDGNHGLGTTIAIYAGGLLVGYFAGFLATYFFGFSKDLLTEFNVSQEPAESTVAATGGPASPTTGPDSPTKEPAGV; the protein is encoded by the coding sequence ATGGCAACAGAAGACAAGAACCGCGCCACCGCCGCCGCGATCCTTCCGCTCGTCGGTGGCGCCGCGAACGTCAGCTCCATCGCCCACTGCATGACCCGGCTCCGGCTGGGCCTGCACGACCGCTCGCTCGTCGACGACGAGGCCCTGAAGGCGGTCCCCGCCGTCATGGGTGTGGTCGAGGACGACACGTACCAGATCGTCCTCGGCCCCGGCACCGTCGCCCGGGTCACGCCCGAGTTCGAGCAGCTGGTCGAGGAGGGCAAGGCGGCGGCCCCTGAACCGGCCGCTGCCCAAGCCCCCGACCCCACCGCTTCGGCTGCGGTATCGGCGGACGAACTGGCCGCTCAGGGCGCCGCGATGAGGGCGGCACGGAAGGCGAAGAACGCCACCCCGTTCAAGCTGTTCCTGCGCAGGATCGCGAACATCTTCGTCCCGCTGATCCCGGCGCTCATCGGCTGCGGCATCATCGCCGGTCTCAACGGCCTGCTGGTGAACCTGGGCTGGCTGACCTCGGTCACCCCCGCCCTGGCCGCGACGGCATCCGGCTTCATGGCGCTGATCGCCGTGTTCGTCGGCTACAACACGGCGAAGGAGTTCGGCGGTACGCCGATCCTGGGCGGTGCGGTCGCCGCGATCATCGTCTTCCCGGGCGTCGCGAACATCGAGGCGTTCGGCCAGAAGCTCTCCCCCGGGCAGGGCGGCGTGCTGGGCGCGCTCGGTGCGGCGGTGCTCGCGGTGTACGTGGAGAAGTGGTGCCGGCGCTGGGTGCCGGAGGCACTGGACGTACTGGTCACCCCGACCCTGACGGTCCTGATCTCCGGCCTGGTGACGATCTTCGGCCTGATGTACGTGGCCGGTGAGGTCTCCACCGCCATCGGCACGTTCGCCGACTGGCTGCTCTCCAACGGCGGCGCGGGCGCGGGCTTCGTGCTCGGCGGCCTCTTCCTGCCCCTGGTGATGCTGGGCCTGCACCAGGCGCTCATCCCGATCCACACCACCCTGATCGAGCAGCAGGGCTACACCGTGCTGCTCCCGATCCTCGCGATGGCGGGCGCCGGCCAGGTCGGCGCGGCGGTCGCGGTCTACTTCCGCCTCCCCCGCAACGAGTCGATCCGCCGCACCATCAAGTCCGCCCTCCCGGCCGGTCTGCTGGGCGTCGGCGAGCCCCTGATCTACGGCGTCAGCCTCCCGCTCGGCCGCCCGTTCATCACGGCTTGCGTGGGCGGCGCGTTCGGCGGCGGCTTCATCGGCCTGTTCAACCAGCTCGGCGACAAGGTCGGCTCCACGGCCATCGGCCCGTCCGGCTGGGCCCTGTTCCCCCTCCTCGACGGCAACCACGGCCTGGGCACCACGATCGCGATCTACGCGGGCGGCCTGCTGGTCGGCTACTTCGCCGGGTTCCTCGCGACGTACTTCTTCGGCTTCAGCAAGGACCTGCTGACGGAGTTCAACGTCTCGCAGGAACCGGCTGAATCCACGGTCGCGGCAACGGGCGGCCCGGCGTCCCCGACGACCGGCCCCGACAGCCCGACGAAGGAACCGGCCGGGGTCTGA
- the murQ gene encoding N-acetylmuramic acid 6-phosphate etherase translates to MTSTTDADPTAPDGYGELRAQLATLTTEAFRPELAEIDRLGTLEIARIMNGEDQSVPAAVGARLPEIAAAIDSTAERMARGGRLIYAGAGTAGRLGVLDASECPPTFNTDPSEVVGLIAGGPTAMVKAVEGAEDSKELAAADLDALDLTADDTVVGISASGRTPYAIGAVEHARRKGALTIGLSCNADSALGAAAEHGIEVVVGPELLTGSTRLKAGTAQKLVLNMLSTITMIRLGKTYGNLMVDVRASNEKLRARSRRIVSLATGASDEEIEAALAATDGEVKNAILTILGQVDGPTAASLLTASDGHLRAALAAAPRTT, encoded by the coding sequence ATGACCTCCACCACCGACGCCGACCCCACCGCCCCCGACGGATACGGCGAGCTGCGCGCCCAGCTCGCGACGCTCACCACCGAGGCGTTCCGGCCCGAGCTCGCCGAGATCGACCGGCTCGGCACGCTTGAGATCGCCCGCATCATGAACGGCGAGGACCAGTCCGTCCCGGCCGCCGTCGGCGCCCGGCTGCCCGAGATAGCCGCCGCCATCGACAGCACCGCGGAGCGCATGGCCCGCGGCGGCCGGCTGATCTACGCGGGCGCGGGCACCGCCGGCCGGCTCGGCGTGCTGGACGCCAGCGAGTGCCCGCCCACCTTCAACACCGACCCCTCCGAGGTCGTCGGCCTGATCGCGGGCGGCCCGACCGCCATGGTCAAGGCCGTCGAAGGCGCCGAGGACAGCAAGGAGCTGGCCGCCGCCGACCTCGACGCGCTGGACCTCACCGCCGACGACACCGTGGTCGGCATCTCCGCCTCCGGCCGTACGCCGTACGCGATCGGCGCCGTCGAGCACGCCCGCCGGAAGGGCGCGCTGACCATCGGTCTTTCCTGCAACGCGGACTCCGCGCTGGGCGCCGCGGCCGAGCACGGCATCGAGGTCGTCGTCGGCCCGGAGCTGCTCACCGGCTCCACCCGGCTCAAGGCGGGCACGGCCCAGAAGCTCGTCCTCAACATGCTCTCGACGATCACGATGATCCGGCTCGGCAAGACGTACGGGAATCTGATGGTCGACGTCCGCGCCTCCAACGAGAAGCTGCGCGCCCGCTCCCGCCGGATCGTCTCGCTCGCCACCGGAGCGTCCGACGAGGAGATCGAGGCCGCCCTCGCCGCGACCGACGGCGAGGTGAAGAACGCCATCCTCACCATCCTCGGCCAGGTCGACGGCCCCACCGCCGCCTCCCTGCTGACCGCGTCCGACGGCCATCTCCGCGCCGCCCTCGCCGCCGCCCCCCGCACCACCTGA
- a CDS encoding MurR/RpiR family transcriptional regulator, which yields MTHDLKESFSADSPPAPAALAAKVRTLAPSMTRSMQRVAEAVAGDPAGCAALTVTGLAELTGTSEATVVRTARLLGYPGYRDLRLALAGLAAHQQSGRAPSVTADIAVDDPIADVVAKLAYDEQQTLADTAAGLDTVQLGAAVAAAATARRIDIYGVGASSLVGQDLAQKLARIGLIAHSHTDPHLAVTNAVQLRSGDVAIAITHSGSTVDVIEPLRVAFDRGATTVAITGRPDGPVTQYADHVLTTSTARESELRPAAMSSRTSQLLVVDCLFIGVAQRTYETAAPALAASYEALAHRHTPRPR from the coding sequence GTGACCCATGACCTGAAGGAAAGTTTCAGCGCTGACTCCCCGCCCGCCCCGGCGGCCCTCGCGGCCAAGGTGCGCACGCTCGCGCCGTCCATGACCCGTTCCATGCAGCGCGTCGCCGAGGCCGTCGCCGGTGACCCGGCAGGCTGCGCAGCCCTCACGGTCACGGGTCTCGCCGAGCTCACCGGCACCAGCGAGGCGACCGTGGTCCGCACGGCCCGCCTCCTCGGCTACCCCGGCTACCGCGATCTGCGCCTGGCGCTCGCCGGGCTCGCCGCGCACCAGCAGTCCGGCCGGGCCCCCTCCGTCACCGCCGACATAGCGGTCGACGACCCCATCGCCGACGTGGTCGCCAAGCTGGCCTACGACGAGCAGCAGACCCTCGCCGACACGGCCGCGGGGCTCGACACCGTCCAGCTCGGTGCCGCCGTGGCCGCCGCCGCCACCGCCCGGCGGATCGACATCTACGGCGTGGGCGCCTCCTCCCTCGTCGGCCAGGACCTCGCGCAGAAGCTGGCCCGGATCGGCCTGATCGCGCACTCCCACACGGACCCGCACCTCGCGGTGACCAACGCCGTGCAGCTCCGCTCCGGCGATGTGGCCATCGCGATCACGCACTCCGGCTCCACGGTCGACGTCATCGAGCCGCTGCGGGTCGCCTTCGACCGCGGTGCGACGACGGTCGCGATCACCGGCCGGCCCGACGGCCCGGTCACGCAGTACGCCGACCACGTGCTGACCACGTCCACCGCTCGGGAGAGCGAGCTGCGGCCCGCCGCCATGTCGAGCCGTACGAGCCAGCTCCTCGTCGTCGACTGCCTGTTCATAGGCGTCGCGCAGCGCACGTACGAGACGGCCGCACCGGCCCTCGCCGCCTCCTACGAGGCGCTGGCCCACCGCCACACCCCGCGCCCCCGCTGA
- a CDS encoding DUF4031 domain-containing protein, with product MTVYIDPPQWPGHGRLWSHLVSDVSFDELHAFAASIGCPPRAFERDHYDIPEARYGDAVRAGAKEIGSKELVRRITEAGLRRPKGRPAPGSAG from the coding sequence GTGACCGTCTACATCGACCCGCCCCAGTGGCCGGGGCACGGGCGGCTCTGGTCGCACCTGGTCAGCGATGTGTCCTTCGACGAGCTGCACGCCTTCGCGGCGTCCATCGGCTGCCCGCCGCGCGCGTTCGAGCGCGACCACTACGACATACCGGAAGCGCGGTACGGGGACGCGGTACGGGCCGGGGCGAAGGAGATCGGCTCGAAGGAACTCGTCCGCCGGATCACGGAGGCGGGGCTGCGCCGGCCCAAGGGCCGGCCCGCGCCCGGGTCAGCCGGCTGA
- a CDS encoding Cmx/CmrA family chloramphenicol efflux MFS transporter, with translation MPLAVYILGLSVFALGTSEFMLSGLLPPIADDMNVSIPRAGLLISAFAIGMVIGAPLLAVATLRLPRRTTLISLISVFGLGQVAGALAPTYEVLFASRVVSAFACAGFWAVGAAVAIAMVPVNARARAMAVMIGGLSIANVLGVPLGAFLGENLGWRSAFWAVGAASAVALVGVTTLIPRIPLPEQKPRLKQEMSIYRDRQVWLSIVITALAAGGVFCAFSYLAPLLTDVAGLDSGWVPTVLALFGIGALVGTTIGGRVADAHLFGVLMSGIAASTVFLVALALFASNQVAAVGLSFLLGLSAFYTAPALNARMFNVAGAAPTLAGATTTAAFNLGNTGGPWLGGTVIDADFGFAATAWAGAAMTVLALVAVVFSLRLQGGSRSRRVTGSPATVPSEASVKEGASLTKGAPVEACADASPSAG, from the coding sequence ATGCCCCTGGCCGTATACATCCTGGGGCTCTCGGTCTTCGCCCTGGGAACCAGCGAGTTCATGCTCTCCGGGCTGTTGCCGCCCATCGCCGACGACATGAACGTCTCGATCCCCCGTGCCGGACTTCTCATATCCGCCTTCGCGATCGGCATGGTGATCGGCGCCCCGCTGCTCGCCGTGGCCACGCTCCGGCTGCCACGCCGCACCACGCTGATCTCCCTGATCTCCGTGTTCGGCCTCGGTCAGGTCGCGGGCGCGTTGGCCCCGACGTACGAGGTGCTCTTCGCGTCCCGGGTGGTGAGCGCGTTCGCCTGTGCCGGGTTCTGGGCGGTGGGGGCGGCGGTCGCCATCGCGATGGTGCCGGTGAACGCGCGGGCCCGTGCGATGGCCGTGATGATCGGCGGTCTGTCGATCGCCAATGTGCTGGGTGTGCCGCTGGGCGCGTTCCTCGGGGAGAACCTCGGCTGGCGGTCGGCGTTCTGGGCCGTGGGCGCGGCCTCGGCCGTGGCGCTGGTCGGGGTGACGACGCTGATTCCGCGCATTCCGCTGCCGGAGCAGAAGCCGCGGCTCAAGCAGGAGATGAGCATCTACCGGGACCGGCAGGTGTGGCTGTCGATCGTGATCACGGCGCTCGCCGCGGGCGGTGTCTTCTGCGCGTTCAGCTATCTGGCCCCGCTGCTGACGGATGTCGCCGGGCTGGACTCGGGCTGGGTCCCGACGGTGCTCGCGCTCTTCGGGATCGGCGCGCTGGTCGGTACGACAATCGGCGGCCGGGTCGCGGACGCGCATCTCTTCGGGGTGCTGATGAGCGGTATCGCGGCCTCGACGGTCTTCCTGGTCGCGCTGGCGCTGTTCGCGTCGAACCAGGTCGCGGCGGTCGGGCTCTCGTTCCTGCTGGGCCTGTCGGCGTTCTACACGGCCCCGGCGCTGAACGCCCGGATGTTCAATGTCGCGGGCGCCGCCCCGACGCTGGCCGGTGCGACGACGACCGCCGCGTTCAACCTGGGCAACACGGGCGGCCCCTGGCTGGGCGGCACGGTGATCGACGCGGACTTCGGTTTCGCGGCGACCGCGTGGGCCGGGGCGGCGATGACGGTACTGGCGCTGGTGGCCGTGGTGTTCTCGCTGCGGCTCCAGGGCGGGAGCAGGTCGCGGCGGGTGACGGGGTCGCCCGCCACGGTGCCGTCGGAGGCGTCGGTGAAGGAGGGAGCGTCCCTGACGAAGGGCGCGCCCGTGGAGGCGTGCGCGGACGCGAGTCCCTCAGCCGGCTGA
- a CDS encoding HD domain-containing protein, with product MTDTDDPLRDRWQEALTRARGGAPGPDPAPYADNLLARWAEPQRRYHTTAHLVAVLDHIDTLAGYAADPDAVRLAAWFHDAVYRPDRSENEERSAALAERALPEAGVPDGVTAEVARLVRLTVTHDPAAGDTDGEVLCDADLAILAAAPREYAAYAAQVREEYGFVPDDAFREGRATVLRQLLGLPRLFRTPYGAEHWEPRARQNLMTELELLSH from the coding sequence ATGACCGATACCGACGACCCCCTCCGCGACCGCTGGCAGGAGGCGCTCACCCGCGCCCGGGGCGGGGCGCCCGGGCCCGACCCGGCGCCGTACGCCGACAACCTCCTGGCGCGCTGGGCCGAGCCGCAGCGGCGGTACCACACCACCGCGCACCTGGTCGCGGTGCTCGATCACATCGACACGCTCGCCGGGTACGCGGCCGACCCGGACGCGGTACGCCTCGCCGCCTGGTTCCACGACGCGGTGTACCGGCCCGACCGGTCCGAGAACGAGGAGCGCAGCGCCGCGCTGGCCGAGCGCGCCCTTCCGGAGGCCGGTGTGCCGGACGGGGTCACGGCCGAGGTGGCCCGGCTCGTGCGGCTCACCGTCACCCACGACCCGGCGGCCGGCGACACCGACGGCGAGGTTCTCTGCGACGCGGACCTGGCCATCCTCGCGGCGGCCCCGAGGGAGTACGCGGCGTACGCGGCGCAGGTGCGCGAGGAGTACGGCTTCGTACCCGACGACGCGTTCCGGGAAGGGCGGGCGACGGTGCTGCGCCAGCTGCTCGGGCTGCCGCGGCTGTTCCGTACGCCGTACGGGGCGGAGCACTGGGAGCCGCGGGCGCGGCAGAACCTGATGACCGAATTGGAGCTGCTCAGCCACTAG